A section of the Rhizomicrobium sp. genome encodes:
- a CDS encoding VOC family protein, translating into MTDNTGTVRSAEPPLRLHHNAFVVADQERTRAFYEDVLGLPLRATWIEISENLKGEAYCHSFYGLADGSALAFFTFANPETQQRVYGGGEPKNLYHHIALSVDEETQDSIRSRCLAAGVKTRDIDHGYCKSLYLTDPDGLIVEFTLDAPDIASIEAYQARTARRSLAAWQAGERRPNNDWRQH; encoded by the coding sequence ATGACGGACAACACCGGGACAGTGCGAAGTGCTGAGCCGCCCCTTCGGCTGCATCACAACGCATTCGTCGTTGCCGATCAGGAACGGACCCGGGCCTTTTATGAGGACGTCCTCGGCCTACCCTTGCGCGCGACCTGGATCGAGATCTCCGAAAACCTCAAGGGCGAAGCCTATTGCCATTCCTTCTACGGCCTGGCCGACGGGAGCGCGCTCGCATTCTTCACCTTCGCCAATCCCGAGACCCAGCAGCGCGTGTACGGCGGTGGAGAGCCGAAGAATCTGTACCATCACATCGCGCTTTCGGTGGACGAGGAGACACAGGATTCGATCCGCTCGCGCTGCCTGGCCGCAGGCGTGAAGACCCGCGACATCGATCACGGCTATTGCAAGTCCCTCTATCTCACCGACCCGGACGGACTCATTGTCGAGTTCACGCTCGACGCTCCCGACATCGCATCGATCGAGGCGTACCAGGCCCGCACCGCGCGCCGGTCGCTCGCGGCATGGCAAGCCGGCGAGCGCCGGCCGAACAACGATTGGCGGCAGCACTAG
- a CDS encoding SDR family oxidoreductase: MDLGISGRKAIVCASSQGLGLACARALVREGAEVLINGRDAQKLERARADLASEFPDARIGFVAADILSEAGRTALLAGCPDPDILINNNAGPPPGRLEDWDRAAWLHALEANMIAPLMLLRAVVPGMRSRRFGRIVNITSAMVKSPRYRMALSSAARTGLTAACKAISLEVAADNVTINNLLPERIDTPRQAFMAARMMEEKSITIGEARAQIALTIAAKRFGTPEEFGAACAFLCSAQSAFISGQNLQLDGGSYAGLV; encoded by the coding sequence ATGGACTTGGGCATTTCCGGACGCAAAGCCATCGTATGCGCGTCCTCGCAGGGTCTGGGGCTCGCCTGCGCGCGTGCCCTGGTGCGCGAAGGCGCGGAAGTCCTGATAAACGGGCGCGATGCGCAAAAGCTCGAACGGGCCCGTGCGGACCTCGCATCCGAGTTTCCGGACGCAAGGATCGGATTTGTCGCCGCGGACATCCTGAGCGAAGCCGGACGAACGGCTCTTCTCGCCGGCTGCCCCGATCCGGACATTCTGATCAACAACAATGCGGGACCGCCGCCCGGCCGTCTGGAGGATTGGGACCGTGCGGCGTGGCTGCATGCTCTGGAAGCCAATATGATCGCGCCGCTCATGCTGCTGCGCGCCGTCGTGCCGGGCATGCGCAGCCGGCGCTTCGGACGGATCGTCAACATCACCTCGGCCATGGTGAAGTCGCCGCGCTATAGAATGGCGCTGTCCAGCGCGGCGCGAACCGGTCTCACCGCCGCCTGCAAGGCGATTTCCCTCGAGGTCGCTGCCGACAACGTGACGATAAACAACCTCCTGCCCGAGCGCATCGATACACCTCGGCAGGCATTCATGGCCGCCCGAATGATGGAGGAGAAATCCATCACGATTGGCGAGGCGCGGGCGCAAATCGCCTTGACGATAGCCGCCAAGCGCTTTGGAACCCCCGAGGAGTTCGGCGCCGCCTGCGCGTTCCTGTGCAGCGCCCAGAGCGCCTTCATTTCCGGCCAAAACCTTCAATTGGATGGAGGATCCTATGCGGGCCTCGTCTGA
- a CDS encoding alpha/beta hydrolase, which yields MSGDSPPYVLVHGAYMGAWCWGPVASILRSRGCQVFTPTLTGLGERRHLMSPTIDIETFVADVMNVILFEDLSDIVLVGYSYGARSASGVADRVPNRIRKLVFIDGGLPIEATSRLDAMPPEERARRIASAVNFDGGISVPPPPAEQFGVPDPAIRDWMNRLMTPQPLSVDKTALKLSRPIGNGLPVTYVRCTDPPFPQVEHHAAYARARSDWRYTELAAGHAAIVTHPKQVADLLLNERTQGP from the coding sequence ATGAGCGGCGACTCCCCGCCCTACGTGCTCGTGCACGGCGCCTATATGGGTGCGTGGTGCTGGGGACCCGTGGCGAGCATTCTTCGGTCCCGAGGATGTCAGGTTTTCACGCCGACCCTGACCGGCCTGGGAGAACGAAGGCATTTGATGTCGCCCACGATCGACATCGAAACATTCGTCGCGGACGTCATGAACGTCATACTGTTCGAAGACTTGAGCGACATCGTTCTGGTTGGATACAGCTACGGCGCGCGCTCAGCCAGCGGCGTCGCCGACCGGGTCCCCAATCGAATTAGAAAGCTCGTCTTCATTGATGGCGGACTGCCCATCGAGGCGACAAGCCGGCTGGATGCAATGCCGCCCGAGGAACGGGCAAGACGAATTGCGTCGGCCGTGAATTTCGACGGCGGCATCAGCGTGCCGCCGCCACCTGCGGAGCAATTCGGCGTGCCCGATCCGGCGATCCGCGATTGGATGAACCGCCTCATGACCCCACAGCCCTTGAGCGTCGACAAGACGGCCTTGAAGCTTTCTCGACCCATCGGAAACGGCCTCCCGGTCACATATGTGAGATGCACCGATCCGCCATTTCCGCAGGTGGAGCACCACGCGGCCTATGCGAGAGCGCGCTCCGACTGGCGCTATACGGAGCTTGCCGCCGGACATGCTGCGATTGTCACGCACCCAAAGCAGGTGGCGGACCTTCTCTTGAACGAACGGACTCAAGGTCCCTGA
- a CDS encoding substrate-binding domain-containing protein, with protein sequence MLIGLIVPNITSEAFAAAAQTLSHRCLKEGLQVVLAISEDDPDLEYGHVAALRAARAAGIVIAPSRMPHEKTISLLRSVPTVQYARHHPRIVAPSVAVDSERGIALATQHLLQLGHRRIAYLGPDRAISTGAARLSGFVDAHAKFGLKPAMAMASTGTMDSDRVQTRIVELLQSRTPPTGVIFGAGSGIAGALMALRDAQLEVPRDISIVGYGNPQWYEIWGPGITTVAQPFVQMANAAASELIAQIADPAKAPAKPLRIKLAPEFIVRGSTMRPPPHGARRRASALNSELAGA encoded by the coding sequence GTGCTGATCGGCCTGATCGTTCCCAACATCACGAGCGAGGCCTTCGCTGCCGCCGCGCAAACTCTATCGCATCGATGCTTGAAGGAAGGCCTTCAAGTTGTGCTTGCGATTTCGGAGGACGATCCGGACCTCGAGTATGGGCACGTGGCGGCCCTTCGCGCCGCGCGCGCGGCCGGCATCGTCATCGCGCCCTCGCGCATGCCGCACGAGAAGACGATTTCTCTGCTCCGCTCCGTTCCCACGGTTCAATACGCACGCCATCATCCGCGCATTGTGGCGCCGAGCGTCGCCGTCGACAGCGAGCGCGGCATCGCCCTCGCAACGCAGCACCTCTTGCAGCTGGGCCATCGTCGCATCGCCTATCTGGGCCCCGACCGCGCCATCAGCACCGGCGCCGCCCGCCTGTCGGGATTTGTCGATGCCCATGCGAAATTCGGGCTGAAGCCGGCCATGGCGATGGCGTCGACCGGGACAATGGATTCGGACCGCGTGCAAACGCGGATTGTGGAGCTGCTGCAATCGCGCACGCCTCCGACCGGGGTCATCTTCGGCGCGGGGTCCGGGATAGCCGGCGCGCTCATGGCGCTGCGTGACGCCCAACTCGAAGTGCCGCGGGACATCTCGATCGTCGGCTACGGCAATCCCCAATGGTACGAGATTTGGGGGCCCGGCATAACGACCGTCGCGCAGCCGTTCGTCCAGATGGCGAATGCGGCGGCGTCCGAATTGATTGCCCAGATTGCCGATCCGGCCAAGGCGCCGGCAAAGCCTCTTCGGATCAAGCTGGCCCCGGAATTCATCGTGCGCGGGTCCACGATGCGGCCACCGCCGCACGGCGCCAGACGGCGCGCCTCGGCGCTGAACTCCGAGCTCGCGGGCGCCTGA
- a CDS encoding aldo/keto reductase, giving the protein MPALGFGVFQMRDLAECERSVSDAIEVGYRLIDTAASYLNEEAVGRGIKKSDVPREQLFITTKEAHG; this is encoded by the coding sequence ATGCCCGCGCTTGGCTTTGGCGTGTTTCAGATGCGCGATCTAGCGGAATGCGAGCGCAGCGTCAGCGATGCCATCGAAGTCGGCTATCGGCTCATTGACACCGCAGCGTCCTACTTGAACGAGGAAGCGGTTGGGCGTGGAATCAAGAAAAGCGACGTTCCGCGCGAACAGCTCTTCATCACAACGAAGGAGGCGCATGGATAG
- a CDS encoding aldehyde dehydrogenase family protein, producing the protein MPHEHQFYIDGEWVEPAFPRQIDVVNPATEAPFSSVSMGSAADVEKATAAARSAFESYGRWSKDERIALFESIVASYQSRVGEIAALVTAEMGAPAAFARSFHAEGALTTLRNAITTLKSYAFEQTLGTTLIVREPIGVAGLITPWNVPVGTMITKVVSALAAGCTVVVKPSEYAPLSPLIVAEVMHAANVPRGVFNLVNGDGETVGQRIASHPDVDMVSITGSTRAGAAVARAASDSVKRVHQELGGKSANIVLPDADIERTVTWGVQRCYVGSGQSCQAPTRMLVHASQHAQALAIAKAAAEAFVVGDPNDPATTMGPVAYKGQFEKIQRLIAAGIEEGATLVTGGTGRPPGLRRGFYVRPTVFGNVKRHATIAQEEIFGPVLSILPYESEDEAVAIANNSPYGLAGWVTSSDPDRARNVARRLRTGRVYLNGAPPDGFAPFGGYKRSGNGREGGVFGLEEYLEVKALLGSSAPAARS; encoded by the coding sequence ATGCCACACGAACATCAGTTCTACATCGACGGGGAGTGGGTCGAGCCGGCATTTCCGCGGCAGATCGACGTCGTTAATCCGGCGACTGAAGCGCCCTTTTCGTCCGTGAGCATGGGAAGCGCGGCCGACGTCGAAAAGGCCACCGCCGCGGCGCGATCCGCCTTCGAATCCTATGGGCGCTGGAGCAAAGACGAGCGGATAGCGCTGTTCGAGTCGATCGTCGCGTCTTATCAGTCGCGGGTAGGCGAAATCGCGGCTCTGGTGACAGCGGAAATGGGTGCGCCGGCGGCCTTTGCGCGCTCGTTTCATGCCGAGGGAGCGCTTACCACGCTGCGCAACGCCATAACGACGCTGAAATCCTATGCGTTCGAGCAGACGCTGGGCACGACGCTCATCGTGCGCGAACCGATCGGCGTGGCGGGGCTCATCACGCCGTGGAACGTGCCGGTGGGCACGATGATAACCAAAGTCGTTTCGGCCCTGGCCGCGGGATGCACCGTCGTCGTGAAGCCTTCGGAGTACGCCCCGCTCAGTCCCCTCATCGTCGCCGAGGTCATGCATGCAGCCAATGTGCCCAGGGGCGTCTTCAATCTCGTCAACGGCGACGGCGAGACGGTTGGGCAGCGTATCGCATCGCACCCGGATGTCGACATGGTTTCGATCACGGGCTCTACGCGCGCAGGTGCGGCGGTCGCGCGCGCGGCGAGCGACAGCGTCAAGCGCGTGCATCAGGAGCTCGGCGGCAAGTCCGCCAATATCGTCCTTCCGGACGCCGATATCGAGAGAACGGTGACGTGGGGGGTGCAGCGTTGCTATGTCGGAAGCGGCCAATCGTGCCAGGCGCCGACGCGGATGCTTGTACATGCGTCGCAGCACGCGCAGGCTTTGGCGATCGCGAAGGCCGCGGCCGAGGCCTTTGTCGTGGGCGATCCGAACGACCCGGCCACCACGATGGGTCCCGTCGCTTACAAGGGACAGTTCGAGAAGATACAGCGCCTGATCGCGGCCGGAATCGAGGAGGGCGCGACTCTTGTCACCGGCGGAACCGGTCGGCCGCCCGGGCTCCGGCGCGGCTTCTACGTCCGACCCACGGTCTTCGGGAATGTGAAGCGCCACGCGACCATCGCGCAGGAGGAAATCTTCGGTCCGGTGCTGTCCATTCTTCCTTACGAAAGCGAAGACGAGGCGGTCGCGATTGCCAACAACTCGCCATACGGCCTGGCAGGCTGGGTCACCTCGTCCGATCCGGACCGGGCACGCAATGTCGCGCGCCGGCTTCGCACGGGGCGTGTCTACCTCAACGGCGCGCCGCCGGACGGGTTTGCACCGTTCGGCGGTTACAAGCGGTCGGGCAACGGTCGCGAAGGCGGCGTGTTCGGCCTGGAGGAATATCTGGAAGTGAAAGCGTTGCTGGGCAGCAGCGCGCCGGCGGCACGAAGCTGA
- a CDS encoding alcohol dehydrogenase catalytic domain-containing protein — protein MTKTMLAARLHEFGKPFSLEEVPVPVPRPTDVLISVRACNVVPNLANVITHYAEWFPYLPLPKLPATFGLDVSGVVAEVGSQVLGIAPGDRVYVNPQRSCGGCKACRSGEPIACDSVTFQGYFGFGAGSSRVFEQYPDGGLAEFMVAPVRSLVKLPDSISFEAGARFGYLGTSYAALRQGHAGPGKSAIILGATGTLGVGAVLLALGMGVTKIFAVARNAAVLDLVRNWDPRRIDVLSYGTQPLEAWVRDRTGGAGADMLIDALPTGAPVGVTMDAIKSLRRGGCGVSIGAMAETLPLDPVWFMCNALQWKGSAWFTVAEGEDMAAMADAGTLNLSKFEHKRYALQDVNKMMASLSDRESGLANFVVMPGFK, from the coding sequence ATGACCAAGACAATGCTGGCGGCGCGGTTGCATGAGTTCGGCAAACCATTCTCGCTGGAGGAAGTGCCCGTGCCGGTACCCCGGCCCACCGATGTCCTGATATCCGTGCGCGCGTGCAACGTGGTGCCCAACCTCGCCAACGTCATCACGCACTACGCGGAATGGTTTCCCTACCTGCCGCTCCCCAAGCTTCCGGCAACGTTCGGTTTGGACGTCTCGGGCGTCGTTGCCGAGGTCGGTTCGCAGGTGCTTGGCATCGCGCCGGGCGACCGCGTGTACGTGAATCCGCAGCGGTCGTGCGGCGGCTGCAAGGCGTGCCGCAGCGGCGAGCCGATCGCGTGCGATTCCGTAACCTTCCAAGGCTATTTTGGGTTCGGTGCGGGCTCGTCGCGCGTGTTCGAACAATACCCGGACGGCGGCCTGGCCGAGTTCATGGTCGCGCCGGTGCGGTCGCTCGTGAAGCTTCCCGACAGCATCAGCTTCGAAGCCGGCGCGCGGTTCGGCTATCTCGGTACTTCGTATGCAGCTCTGCGCCAGGGACATGCTGGACCGGGAAAGTCGGCCATCATACTCGGTGCGACGGGGACGCTCGGCGTCGGTGCCGTCCTGCTCGCCTTGGGAATGGGCGTAACGAAGATCTTTGCGGTCGCGCGCAACGCCGCCGTGCTCGACCTCGTCCGAAACTGGGATCCTCGCAGGATCGACGTTTTGTCCTACGGCACGCAGCCGCTCGAAGCCTGGGTGCGCGATCGGACCGGCGGTGCAGGCGCGGATATGTTGATCGACGCGCTGCCAACCGGCGCGCCTGTCGGCGTCACCATGGATGCGATCAAGTCCCTCCGCCGCGGGGGATGCGGTGTCAGCATCGGTGCGATGGCGGAAACGCTGCCGCTCGATCCCGTCTGGTTCATGTGCAACGCATTGCAATGGAAGGGATCGGCTTGGTTCACGGTGGCGGAGGGCGAAGACATGGCGGCGATGGCCGATGCCGGAACGCTGAATCTCTCCAAATTCGAGCACAAGCGCTACGCGCTGCAGGACGTGAACAAGATGATGGCATCTTTGAGTGACCGTGAAAGCGGCCTTGCCAATTTCGTCGTGATGCCAGGCTTCAAGTGA
- a CDS encoding fumarylacetoacetate hydrolase family protein — MRWISYRTPDGAESVGIAAAGGYRGLPIADLGADLLTLVAKGSCAQEQAAARLSSQPVISADAVAFLTVIPRPSKIICIGLNYAAHSEETGFRRPVYPAVFARYPASLVAHRAPIVRPNASEQLDYEGELAVIVGRGGRHIPEADALERIAGYSVFNDGSIRDYQRKSAQWTMGKTFDSTGGFGPEPVTADELPPGCKGLWLETRLNGQVVQRES, encoded by the coding sequence ATGCGATGGATCTCATATCGGACGCCGGACGGTGCCGAATCTGTCGGGATCGCCGCAGCAGGCGGTTATCGGGGACTGCCGATAGCAGATCTGGGCGCGGACCTTCTGACCCTTGTCGCGAAAGGCAGTTGCGCCCAGGAACAAGCGGCAGCCAGGCTTTCGTCGCAGCCTGTAATCTCCGCCGATGCCGTTGCGTTTCTCACTGTGATTCCGCGGCCGTCCAAAATCATCTGCATCGGCCTCAACTACGCCGCACACTCCGAGGAGACGGGATTTCGGCGCCCGGTCTATCCTGCCGTGTTCGCGCGCTATCCCGCGAGTTTGGTTGCGCATCGCGCCCCAATCGTGCGCCCGAACGCGTCGGAACAACTGGACTATGAGGGCGAACTGGCCGTCATTGTTGGCCGGGGAGGCCGACATATCCCTGAAGCCGATGCCCTGGAGCGCATCGCCGGATACTCGGTGTTCAACGACGGTTCGATCCGGGACTATCAGCGCAAGTCGGCACAATGGACGATGGGAAAGACCTTTGACAGCACGGGCGGCTTCGGGCCGGAGCCGGTGACTGCGGATGAGTTGCCGCCAGGCTGCAAAGGCTTGTGGCTCGAGACGAGACTCAATGGGCAGGTCGTTCAGCGGGAGTCTTGA